The Patescibacteria group bacterium genome has a segment encoding these proteins:
- a CDS encoding carbohydrate kinase family protein yields MFQRTFDVITIGGATRDIMFFSPAGRVVSDTSQSGKSKLIGFKYGAKILAKEIHFLLGGGGSNSAVAFARLGLRVAAFLRVGQDRDGDAILADLVGERVATKFVERDQRLRTGFSFLAIQEPTMEHIAYLYRGANDAMVMTQAELKRAQAKWLYVASLGEERWPTTSANLIAYLRTHPKVQLAWNPGENQLAKGRRGLAGLMKHTTVFNVNRDEATQLVAADGYPAPGQSVGQMLKIIRSWGPRIVLITCGRKGSYAFDGRKRYFEPIKPFPVKDTTGAGDAFGSTFVAGLQIYRNDIGKALRMATINSGSGVSQIGAQPGLLRRAKLLELAKKYYGKTWQ; encoded by the coding sequence ATGTTCCAGCGTACATTTGACGTTATTACAATCGGCGGTGCCACGCGCGATATTATGTTTTTTTCACCCGCCGGGCGGGTCGTATCCGACACTAGCCAGTCGGGCAAGTCAAAGCTTATTGGATTCAAGTATGGCGCCAAAATACTGGCCAAAGAGATTCATTTTCTGTTGGGCGGCGGCGGTTCCAACAGCGCAGTAGCCTTTGCGCGCTTGGGATTGCGTGTGGCCGCTTTTTTACGCGTAGGCCAGGATCGGGACGGTGACGCCATCTTAGCCGATTTGGTTGGCGAAAGGGTGGCAACTAAGTTTGTCGAACGAGATCAGAGATTGCGCACCGGCTTTTCATTTTTGGCCATTCAGGAGCCAACGATGGAGCATATTGCATATCTCTATCGTGGCGCTAACGATGCCATGGTCATGACCCAAGCCGAACTCAAACGCGCCCAAGCCAAATGGCTGTATGTCGCGTCGTTGGGGGAAGAACGCTGGCCGACCACGTCCGCCAATTTAATCGCTTATCTACGCACTCATCCGAAAGTCCAGCTGGCCTGGAATCCGGGGGAGAATCAATTGGCCAAGGGACGGCGCGGTCTGGCCGGACTAATGAAACACACCACAGTCTTTAACGTTAATCGAGATGAGGCCACTCAATTGGTGGCGGCCGATGGCTATCCAGCGCCAGGTCAATCGGTTGGGCAGATGCTGAAGATTATCCGCAGTTGGGGACCGCGCATCGTGTTGATTACCTGCGGACGCAAAGGATCATACGCGTTTGACGGACGAAAACGCTACTTTGAACCGATCAAGCCGTTTCCGGTGAAAGATACGACCGGAGCCGGTGACGCGTTTGGTTCCACTTTCGTGGCTGGACTGCAAATATATCGAAATGACATCGGTAAGGCTCTGCGGATGGCAACTATTAATTCTGGTTCGGGGGTGAGTCAGATTGGCGCCCAGCCGGGACTATTACGGCGGGCGAAACTATTAGAACTGGCCAAAAAATACTATGGCAAAACCTGGCAATAG
- a CDS encoding alpha/beta fold hydrolase, with protein sequence MGILYKVIRDIVIIVVLAALAVSGYTFFNQSHPVMVKDDRNPSHTKLAFETIDFKSTDDKALKGWFIPATNQDAGPKPTIVVAHGLSLSKAQSLDWSYYLADQYNLFLFDFRGHGESAPSVTTYGDKETKDLIGAVNYVASRNDVNKDRIGVFGYDMGASAVLLGARDLPNVKAIVADSPRARLSDEFWHWFDQYKIARRPLTVLAELWSIAFRGSNPYLAAPADKIESINQPIFLIGADGDEFGSGATVRAMKPRLQAEKSLVWTVAGSYETLFSGHRDEYKQIIRDFFKDTL encoded by the coding sequence ATGGGAATTCTGTACAAAGTCATTCGGGATATTGTAATCATCGTTGTACTAGCGGCGCTGGCTGTTTCGGGTTACACGTTTTTCAATCAATCCCATCCGGTTATGGTCAAAGATGACCGCAATCCTAGCCATACCAAGCTGGCTTTTGAAACTATCGACTTCAAAAGCACCGATGACAAGGCATTAAAGGGCTGGTTTATCCCGGCTACAAACCAGGATGCCGGTCCCAAGCCGACCATTGTGGTGGCGCACGGATTGAGCCTGTCGAAAGCCCAGTCGCTCGACTGGTCATACTATCTGGCCGATCAATACAATTTGTTTTTGTTCGATTTCCGAGGACATGGAGAAAGCGCTCCGTCAGTCACTACGTATGGTGACAAGGAAACCAAAGATCTGATTGGCGCGGTCAACTATGTCGCCAGTCGTAACGACGTGAATAAAGATCGGATCGGTGTCTTCGGTTATGATATGGGTGCCAGTGCCGTTTTACTGGGCGCCCGAGATTTACCGAACGTGAAGGCGATCGTGGCCGATAGCCCGCGCGCCCGGTTGAGCGACGAATTTTGGCATTGGTTCGATCAGTACAAGATAGCGCGGCGACCCTTGACAGTGCTGGCTGAACTCTGGTCAATTGCGTTCCGCGGGTCCAATCCGTATCTGGCCGCACCAGCGGACAAGATCGAGTCGATTAACCAGCCGATCTTTTTAATCGGAGCCGATGGTGATGAATTCGGGTCAGGTGCGACGGTTCGGGCGATGAAGCCACGGCTGCAAGCCGAGAAATCGCTCGTGTGGACGGTGGCGGGTAGTTATGAAACCCTGTTCAGCGGGCATCGAGACGAGTACAAACAAATAATAAGAGACTTTTTCAAAGATACTCTTTAA
- a CDS encoding pilin, with protein sequence MSILYGSNLNQNRLELPSQIHASSYVSPHAASISLALNVEDITNVGGQLGLPTSDPVTTVLNLIQYALSLLGIIAVIMVIIGGFMWLMSLGNEDRLVMAKRTISGAIVGLVIVLPSWAIVSYIINGVNTAAN encoded by the coding sequence ATGTCCATATTATATGGCTCTAATTTAAATCAGAACAGGCTAGAACTGCCTAGCCAAATCCATGCAAGCTCGTACGTATCGCCACACGCCGCCAGTATATCACTGGCGCTGAATGTAGAAGATATTACCAACGTCGGAGGGCAGTTGGGTTTGCCGACCAGCGATCCTGTCACAACGGTGTTGAATTTGATTCAGTACGCGCTCAGCCTGCTGGGAATAATCGCCGTGATAATGGTGATTATCGGCGGGTTTATGTGGCTGATGTCATTGGGTAACGAGGATCGTCTGGTCATGGCGAAACGGACTATTTCCGGAGCCATAGTCGGACTGGTTATTGTGTTGCCATCTTGGGCGATAGTCAGCTACATCATTAATGGCGTGAACACCGCGGCCAACTAG
- a CDS encoding phosphoglycerate kinase encodes MPTPTLNKSKIRNARVLYRVAYDVPLKQRGSHFVVQDDSRIRASLPTLRYLIQQRCKIVILTWAGRPDGEVIEKYKLDPVAKKLTALLRYPVKKLNDCVGPAVSSAVAGMKPGEVVLLENVRFHPEEETKSVKFMKQLAALGDVQVFDAFAQAHRNVASIVGPQKYLPTVSGFTVEREVSTLSRMMRQPKRPFVAIIGGAKIEDKVALVTKLLSIADYVLLGGMSANTILQIKGLQVGKSRVSNEAVKVARRLELTNNKLKIPVDVITATRISPSERTTLRAVSNVKSNELLLDIGPDTVKLYANIIKQAKTVLWSGPMGYFEMPQFAKGTIAIARAIARIKGETIVGGGDTEAALELSGVEKRIDFISTGGGAMLEYLAGKSLPGLKYLKLSTHS; translated from the coding sequence GTGCCAACACCGACATTGAATAAATCCAAAATAAGGAATGCCCGCGTATTATATCGGGTGGCCTATGATGTGCCGCTAAAACAGCGGGGCAGCCATTTTGTGGTACAGGACGACTCCAGAATACGCGCATCATTGCCGACCTTGCGCTATTTAATACAACAACGCTGCAAAATCGTTATTCTGACTTGGGCCGGAAGGCCAGATGGAGAAGTGATTGAAAAGTACAAACTCGACCCAGTAGCCAAAAAGCTGACAGCTTTATTGCGCTACCCGGTCAAAAAGCTAAATGATTGCGTCGGACCAGCCGTATCATCAGCCGTGGCCGGAATGAAACCGGGCGAGGTAGTATTGTTGGAAAATGTCCGTTTTCATCCCGAAGAAGAGACTAAGTCGGTCAAGTTCATGAAGCAACTGGCCGCGCTGGGCGATGTGCAAGTTTTTGACGCTTTTGCCCAGGCGCATCGTAATGTAGCGTCGATCGTCGGTCCGCAAAAGTATCTTCCGACCGTATCCGGGTTCACGGTCGAACGTGAAGTGTCGACCCTGAGCCGGATGATGCGCCAACCCAAGCGGCCTTTCGTGGCCATTATCGGCGGTGCCAAGATCGAAGATAAAGTGGCGCTGGTGACGAAATTGCTGTCCATTGCGGATTATGTGTTACTGGGTGGCATGTCGGCCAATACAATTCTGCAGATAAAGGGTCTGCAGGTGGGAAAATCGCGGGTCAGCAACGAAGCGGTCAAAGTGGCGCGCCGGCTTGAATTGACCAATAATAAGCTGAAAATACCGGTCGATGTGATCACGGCCACTCGGATTAGTCCGTCAGAGCGAACAACTTTGCGCGCCGTCAGCAATGTAAAGTCCAACGAACTATTGCTTGATATTGGGCCAGATACGGTAAAACTGTATGCCAACATTATTAAACAAGCCAAAACAGTGCTCTGGAGCGGTCCGATGGGTTATTTTGAGATGCCGCAGTTTGCCAAAGGTACCATTGCGATCGCGCGAGCCATAGCTCGGATCAAAGGCGAGACGATTGTGGGCGGCGGCGACACTGAAGCCGCGCTGGAGCTTTCCGGCGTCGAAAAACGCATCGATTTCATATCCACTGGCGGTGGCGCCATGCTGGAATATTTAGCCGGTAAATCATTGCCCGGTTTAAAATACTTAAAATTATCAACCCATTCCTAA
- the gpmI gene encoding 2,3-bisphosphoglycerate-independent phosphoglycerate mutase, which yields MIKPTEKNTVPSKHPHIPVVLIIIDGWGIAPPSHCNAVTLAHTPNFEKFQTYPHTQLQASSKYVGLPVGQDGNSEAGHMNIGAGRIVDQDAVVISKSINDGTFFKNPAFHEAIGHAERNKSALHIMGLLSSNQSGHSDPDHLLALITMAQASKVKKVYLHLFTDGRDSPQFASIGLLRELDKLLQKMNNIKIASIMGRFYAMDRKKKWSRTERAYNALVMGEGLKKNSGDEAVVGAYSRGESDEFIQPTVLQEKNRPAGLISDNDSIIFFNLRSDRARQLAKAFVQTDFVGFKRQRVLKNLRFIAMTDFGPDLDHILTAYPSVDLKDTLPVALKNFRQLYIAESEKYAHVTYFFNGGYADPVAHEDRIMIPSPDVANYADKPEMSARQITQVVVDNVNLSVYDFICINFANPDMIGHTGNIKASTLAIETVDECVGQIYRSVMAKNGVMFITGDHGNAEDMINETTGEVNTEHSLNPVPLYIISNRFQKLKLRKEGVLGDVAPTILDLFRINVPAAMTGHKLTMFPKGLYG from the coding sequence GTGATAAAGCCAACTGAAAAAAATACCGTACCCAGCAAACACCCGCACATTCCGGTGGTATTGATTATTATCGACGGCTGGGGTATCGCACCGCCGTCGCATTGCAACGCGGTGACCTTGGCGCACACGCCTAATTTTGAAAAGTTCCAGACCTATCCGCATACCCAGTTGCAAGCGTCCAGTAAATACGTCGGTTTGCCAGTCGGGCAGGATGGAAACTCCGAGGCCGGTCATATGAACATTGGCGCCGGCCGGATCGTGGATCAGGATGCCGTCGTGATTTCCAAATCAATCAATGACGGAACATTTTTCAAAAATCCGGCGTTTCATGAGGCAATCGGCCACGCCGAGCGCAACAAATCCGCCCTGCACATCATGGGTCTACTCAGCAGCAATCAGAGCGGCCACAGCGATCCTGATCACTTGCTGGCCCTAATAACTATGGCACAGGCTTCAAAAGTGAAAAAGGTATATCTGCATCTATTTACCGATGGACGCGATTCCCCGCAGTTCGCGTCTATTGGGTTGCTGCGGGAGCTGGATAAGCTGCTACAAAAAATGAATAATATTAAAATCGCCAGCATCATGGGGCGCTTTTACGCTATGGATCGCAAAAAGAAATGGTCGCGCACCGAGCGGGCCTATAATGCGCTGGTGATGGGTGAGGGTTTGAAAAAGAATAGTGGCGACGAGGCAGTGGTCGGAGCGTACAGTCGTGGAGAAAGTGATGAATTTATCCAGCCTACCGTACTACAGGAAAAGAACCGGCCGGCTGGGTTAATTAGCGACAATGATTCCATAATATTTTTCAATTTAAGATCCGATCGCGCGCGACAGTTGGCCAAGGCATTTGTGCAGACTGATTTTGTCGGTTTCAAGCGCCAGCGCGTATTAAAAAATCTGCGTTTCATAGCAATGACAGACTTTGGACCTGATTTAGATCACATTCTTACGGCTTATCCCAGCGTTGATCTGAAGGATACGTTGCCGGTCGCGCTGAAAAATTTTAGGCAACTGTATATTGCCGAATCGGAAAAGTATGCCCACGTTACATATTTCTTCAATGGCGGCTACGCCGACCCCGTAGCTCACGAGGACAGAATTATGATCCCATCACCCGATGTGGCCAATTATGCCGACAAACCGGAAATGAGCGCGAGACAAATTACTCAGGTAGTGGTGGATAATGTCAATCTGTCGGTGTATGATTTCATTTGTATAAATTTCGCGAATCCCGATATGATCGGGCACACGGGCAATATTAAAGCCTCAACATTGGCCATAGAAACAGTGGACGAATGCGTGGGCCAAATCTACCGATCCGTAATGGCCAAGAATGGAGTTATGTTTATTACGGGTGATCATGGCAATGCCGAAGACATGATAAATGAAACTACTGGCGAGGTTAACACCGAGCATTCGCTTAACCCGGTGCCGCTGTACATAATTTCCAATCGTTTTCAAAAATTGAAATTAAGGAAAGAGGGTGTGCTGGGTGATGTCGCGCCAACGATATTGGATTTATTCCGAATCAATGTACCGGCGGCGATGACCGGGCACAAGCTTACTATGTTTCCTAAAGGTCTTTACGGATAA
- the eno gene encoding phosphopyruvate hydratase, with product MSNLKIKSISAHEILDSRGDPTVQTTVRLNNGTTGVAAVPSGASKGSSEAWELRDGDAKRYGGLGVLKACHHVNTIISKTLAGMNPADQRLIDHRMIELDGTVNKSRLGANAILSVSMAVARAAAQSKSEPLHKRIASLARLTKVPLKIPTPIFNVFNGGKHADTNIDLQEFWLVPVGPKSIADRVRLGAEVFHALKDVIHKDGRDTDVGNEGGYAPTVDRTTQVFDWMMTAIRLAGYRPGIDVGLGVDAGSTTFYNPKLNRYQLSADQRSYTTAELIKLYQQWASKYPIRWLEDGLREGDWTGWRQLTVTLGRRMTLIGDDLLCTNVRLLRQAIDAKVANALLVKLNQIGTLSETIDAVLLAKKNKYQVFVSHRSGETADDFIADLAVGIRAEYIKAGAPSRGERVVKYNRLMAIADELKKI from the coding sequence ATGTCGAATCTGAAGATCAAATCAATATCGGCGCATGAGATTCTTGATTCCCGTGGCGACCCAACCGTCCAAACAACTGTCAGATTAAACAACGGCACGACTGGCGTTGCCGCGGTGCCGTCGGGCGCGTCAAAGGGCTCAAGCGAAGCCTGGGAGTTGCGGGATGGTGACGCCAAGCGCTACGGCGGGCTGGGCGTGCTTAAGGCCTGCCATCATGTGAATACAATTATTTCAAAGACATTGGCTGGTATGAATCCAGCTGATCAGCGCTTGATCGACCATCGAATGATTGAGCTGGATGGCACGGTCAACAAGTCACGTTTGGGCGCCAACGCCATATTGTCGGTTTCAATGGCCGTGGCTAGAGCGGCTGCCCAGTCAAAATCGGAGCCGTTACACAAACGAATCGCCAGTTTAGCGCGTCTGACAAAAGTGCCGTTAAAAATACCCACGCCGATATTCAACGTATTCAACGGCGGCAAGCATGCCGACACCAACATTGATTTGCAGGAATTCTGGCTGGTGCCGGTTGGCCCCAAGTCAATCGCCGACCGGGTGCGACTCGGCGCCGAAGTTTTTCACGCTTTGAAAGACGTGATCCATAAAGACGGCCGGGATACCGACGTGGGCAATGAGGGCGGTTACGCCCCCACCGTCGATCGTACCACCCAGGTATTTGATTGGATGATGACTGCCATCCGGTTGGCTGGTTATCGTCCCGGGATTGACGTTGGTTTGGGTGTCGATGCCGGCTCGACGACTTTCTACAACCCTAAGCTCAATCGGTATCAACTATCGGCTGATCAGCGGAGTTACACTACGGCTGAATTAATCAAGCTTTATCAGCAGTGGGCGAGTAAATATCCCATCCGTTGGTTGGAGGATGGCTTGCGTGAAGGGGATTGGACCGGTTGGCGGCAGCTAACGGTGACGCTGGGTCGCCGGATGACCTTGATCGGTGACGACTTGTTGTGCACCAATGTTCGATTATTGCGGCAGGCGATTGACGCCAAGGTGGCTAACGCGCTGCTGGTGAAGCTCAATCAAATTGGCACGCTCAGCGAAACAATCGATGCCGTACTACTGGCCAAAAAAAATAAATATCAAGTATTCGTGTCGCACCGTTCGGGTGAGACCGCCGATGATTTCATTGCCGACCTAGCGGTGGGTATAAGAGCGGAGTATATCAAAGCCGGGGCACCATCCCGAGGCGAACGGGTAGTTAAATACAATCGACTGATGGCCATAGCTGACGAGTTAAAAAAGATCTAG